In Scophthalmus maximus strain ysfricsl-2021 chromosome 5, ASM2237912v1, whole genome shotgun sequence, the sequence TCAACACGTCAGATTGTTGGTCTGAGGTTACTGATTCATCTGAGGTCACTGATCCAtctgtatataatatatgtatgtatgtatgcatgtatgtatgtattgatCAGATGGTGCGTGAGGCTCTGCGTGATGACAGGAAGGTGATGATGACAAAGAGTTCGTCCATCGACTTGGTGACACAAACTGACCAGAAGGTCGAGCAGCTCATCATCAAATCGGTGAAGGAGAAATTCCCCACACACAGGTAGGAAGCTACCCCCCCTCAGAATGTTACCGATAACTGATCAGTGTCACAGATCAATACTTCAATTGTCTTTTACTTTGTAAAAACTGAAGCAACATAAAATAATCAAgttatgaaataatatttcacaGCTGATCAGTCGATTGATTTATTAATCAATACAAAATGAAGAAGCAATTAAgagttcattttaaaacagatcactgaggtgtgtttgtgtgtgcgtgcatgcgtttCAGGTTCATAGGGGAGGAGTCAGTGGCTGCAGGTGAACCCTGTGACCTCACAGACTTTCCCACCTGGATCATCGACCCCATCGACGGGACAACCAACTTTGTTCACGCGTGAGTTGTTCAAtgaaactgtgacatcatcacctcGTCATGTTTAAAGGTTCAgttcaaaaacatgtttgaaacgTGACCGTAAATGTGATGTCATTGATGACCTTAATGACCTTCATGTCTCTGACAGTTTCCCCTTCGTTGCTGTTTCCATTGGATTCTGTGTCAACAAACAGGTCAGCGTACACTTCACTACAGTACAACCCTGCTCACCTGTCATAGTGCTgtgaaccaggaagtgactCCTCAACCCTGATGAGCTGGTAACCAGAAGCCTCAGCTGCACCATGAATGAAATAATGTGCAGTTACTAAATTAATTATAAATCTATACGCTCTGGTAACTATATAATTATAAATCTATAATTTCTGGTCactatatataattataaatctATAATCCGTGTGTTGCAGTGCGAGTTCGGGGTCGTTTACAGTTGCCTGCAGGACCAGATGTTCACGGCCAGGAGGGGTCGGGGGGCGTTCTGTAACGGAGAGCCGCTGCAGGTTTCTACTGAGGAAGGTCTGTGAATGTTTCATCATCATTAACAtatcagtgatgtcacagcacaAGAGTCTGACCTTTCACCTGTTGTGTCCGACAGACATCAGTCGTTCCATCATCGCCACAGAGTTCGGATCCAACAGAGAAACTGAAGCGATCGACAGAATGTTCTCCAGTCTGAGGAAGATCGTCTGCATCCCGGTGCAGGGGTACGAGTACAAGTACTAACGAGTATTTCTGCCAAGTCCTGCTGAGTACTGCGTCTGAGTACTGCTTCTGAGTAGTACTGCTGCTgagtactgctgctgctgagtacTATCAGTAGTACTGCAGTGTGAGCACCTGACTACTTGTGTTTCCAGGGTTCGCAGCGCAGGAAGTGCAGCGGTCAACATGTGTCTGGTTGCGTCCGGCTGTGTGGAAGCGTACTATGAGATCGGGATCCACGTGTGGGATGTGGCGGCCGGTTCACTCCTGGTCACTGAGGCCGGCGGCGTCCTGATGGACGTGGAGGGTAAATATGTTGAACATGTAACCCAACAGCTCAGCGTTGGTTCTGATGATCGGTGTGTTCAGTCTGTACTCTGTGTTCAGGAGGAGTCGTGGACCTGATGTCTCGCAGAATCATCGCTGCCAACAACAGAACCCTCGCAGAGAGGATCGTCAAGGAGATCGACTCCTTCAGTCCGACCAGAGACGACGCCCCGCTGCCGAAACAGTGAAGAGCTGAAGTGCATTGTGGGGGATAGAACAGATTTAAATTGTCGCTTTGAGATAGTCTATAAAGtttgtgataaataaagttaaaaggaatcaaaatgtgtctgatgtcacattaaattaatccattatctatatccatccattatctatataCATCCATTATCtttccatccattatctgtacaGCTTtagagccaatcccagttgacGGGCAGGAGgcgggttcaccctggacagatcGCCAGCCAATCGCAGGGCAACATTCACACATATGGTCATGTAGTCTCCAGTGAACCCACATGTATTTGGACTGTGGACccagagaaccaggagagaaccaaCGCAGACATGGAGAACATGcagactccacacagagaggccctgacATCAAACCCAGTTCATTCAAATCCTCATGAGACCAGAAGCAGAACCACGTGGTTCACAACCAGCTGATCAGTAggtcttttctagtcttatcgactcAAAGATCTGTAATCGCATTCAGACAGAACTGTAGGAACTGGGATTTGAACCATTGACCTTTTGTTTAGTGGACAACAGGCCAACCAGCGAGTTGTCTGTGAACAGTGTTCAGGCCTTGGTTGTCGTGgtgtaaaccccgcccattatcacaATCTGTCGGAGGGAAAATAACTTCCCATTGGTGGAGATCCAGACCGAGgagagcaaatgaaaagaactaccagaattcatctgggtcgCAGGCTATCGATAGGTAGGTTGGATTAGAAGTCCGGTTCAAAAGTGTGGACTTGTGAGAAACTTGAGTAGAAGACAGAAGGTTCCTATCTGTGACCCGGGTTCCtgtcagcagctgctggtggactgtggttgtttacagatgtttacagatgtttctGACCGACTTTTACACAGTTTAATGATAaaggttgtcatggaaacaagATTAGTTTGAGATTCACATTTATTGAAACTGTTAAAGTGCAGAAGATCCAACACCCGTCCCAGTCTTCGTTAACACATGCTAACTAGTGCTAACAAGTGCCCACTATGCCTGTTAGCATTGTTAGCTCGTTATGGTAACTCGTTAACATTCAGCAACATTCAGCAACATTCAGCATtaactctgattggctgcttggCTTCTCTTTGGtccatgttattatttttcttctaattgTTTCTCTGGCTGTGTTTCTATGATGACAAGTGAGCCAATCAGAAGCCGCCAGCTGCCTGGTGATGTCACTAACCATGTCAGTTTGTTAGTTCACCACTGGAAGTAAAGTCAGTGGTTGCTATGGTGACAGAGCACTGCCATCTGATTGACTGCCGTGTTGGGAGGGGACGGAGCTCCAGTCGTcacagcagaggtcagagggtaGAAGTCATTGTTGAGTTTGAGCGGCGAGCGTCTTTGGTTCCTGAGAGGAACTCGATTGGTCAGAGTCTAAAGAAGAGACAGAATCCTacactgtgattggctggaaggagagtgaacaggaagtgaatgtatCATCTGACATCACTGACCAGACGGAGACGGCGGATGTACAGCGGCTCGGCTTCGTCTGGTTTCCTGGTTGGCATGTCAACATGCCAACGCTGCAGCTCTGCCATCAACTCTGACAGACTAAAGAGGACTGCAGGGTCGGCACGGCAACGGTTGATCAACTCCACCAAACGCTCCTTATAGTGCACCCTGCCGGAACAGACGGGTGGAGACAGTTCACGTGATCAGGAGACCAACACAGTAGTTTGTTACTGGGATCAGACTGGTGGTTTGTAGTTTATAACTGGGATCAGACTGGTAGTTTGTAGTTTCTTACTGGGATCAGGTTTGTTAAAGGGGATCAGACTGGTGGTTCGTAGTTTGTTACTGGGATCAGGTTTGTAAATGGGATCAGACTGGGGGTTTGTAGTTTGTTACTGGGATCAGGTTTGTTACTGGGATCAGACTGGTGGTTTGTAGTTTGTAACTGGGATCAGACTGGTAGTTTGTTACTGGGATCAGGTTTGTTAATGGGATCAGACTGGTGGTTTGTAGTTTGTTTATGGGATCAGACTGGTAGTTTGTAGTTTGTTACTGGGATCAGGTTTGTTAAAGGGGATCAGACTGGTGGTTTGTAGTTTGTTAATGGGATCAGACTGGTGGTTTGTAGTTTGTTAATGGGATCAGACTGGTAGTTTGTAGTTTGTTACTGGGATCAGGTTTGTTAATGGGGTCAGACTGGTAGTTTGTAGTTTATTACTGGGATCAGGTTTGTTAATGGGATCAGACTGGTGGTTTGGAGTTTGTTACTGGGGTCAGACTTGTAGTTTGTTACTGGGATCAGGTTTGTTAATGGGATCAGACTGGTGGTTTGTAGTTTATAACTGGGATCAGACTGGTAGTTTGTAGTTTATAACTGGGATCAGACTGGTAGTTTGTAGTTTGTTACTGGGGTCAGACTTGTAGTTTGTTACTGGGATCAGGTTTGTTAATGGGATCAGACTGGTGGTTTGTAGTTTGTTACTGGGGTCAGACTGGTAGTTTGTAGTTTGGTGCTGGGCGTACTGGCAGGATCCTCTGTGTTCAGCAGGTCGTCCGCAGGACTCCTCCCGTCTGCTGCCGGCGTCTCTCAGctccaaaaccaaacacacacctgaaactGAACTGGAGTCAGTCAAAGTTTATACTGTTAAGTTCTACTGTTAACTTCTACAATGAGGGAGAAAACACCTCACCTGTCACACTAGTGTCAGGCGATGAGCTGTCATTGGCTGATTCCAACCAGGAAGGAGACACTCTGTAATACTGAGAGACAAGAAACTCAGTCCCCACGTcaggtgtgtgtctcagtgtgtgtgtgggtgtgtctctcaatgtgtgtctcagtgtgtgtgtgtgtgtgtgtgtctcaatctgtgtctcaatgtgtgtctcagtgtgtgtgtgtgtgtgtgtgtgtgtgtctcattgtgtgtctcaatgtgtgtctcagtgtgtgtgtgtgtgtgtgtgtctcattgtgtgtctcaatgtgtgtctcagtgtgtgtgtgtgtgtgtgtgtgtgtgtgtgtgtgtgtgtgtgtctctaagtgtgtgtctcaatgtgtgtctcagtgtgtgtctcaatgtgtgtctcagtgtgtgtgtgtgtgtgtgtgtgtgtctcagtgtgtgtctcaatgtgtgtctcagcgtgtgtgtgtttgtgtctcaatgtgtgtctcagtgtgtgtgtgtgtctcagtgtgtgtctcagtgtgtgtgtgtgtgtgtgtatatatatgtatgtgtgtgtgtgtctcagtgtgtgtgtgtatatatatgtatgtgtgtgtgtctcagtgtgtgtgtgtgtgtgtctcaatgtgtgtgtctcaggtgagTCTCACCTGTAGCAGCAGGTGTAGGCGGGTCACGCTCCAGTCCCTCAGGTGGTACAGACAGTCTCTGGGGTGGTGGGCATGAAGACCTTTGGTTCCACAGTCGGCAGAGAACCCACAGGCCtgagagtttttaaaataaaatgttttataactACAGAACCTGACAGTTGAACCATAACAGTAGAACATTACACTAGAACATGACAGTGGAACATTACAGTAGGACATTACAGTAAAACATGACAGTAGAACATTACAGTAAAACCATAACAGTAGAACATGACAGTAAAACCTGACAGTAGACTATGACAGTAGAACATGACAGTAAAACCTGACAGTAGAACATGACTGTAGAACACTAAAGTAGAACCTGACAGTAGGACCTGACAGTAGAACAGCAGACTCACGGTTCCTTGGGTGAAGGTCTGACTGCAGCCTCCACAGAACTGATGCTGACACTGGCTGCAGGTGAAGTGGAGACAACCTCCTCTGGACAGACTGAAGATCAACTGACACCTGggacactctgacacacacacacacacacacacacacacacacacacacacacacacacacacacacacacacacacacacacacacacacacacacacacacacacacacacacacacacacacacacacacacacacacacacacacacacacacacacacacacacacacacacacacacacacactaaactgaATCACAACTGAATGCTGGATATTACCCATGATCTTCTGCTTCCTGAACctgaagagctgctgctgaatgttttAGTGAACTGATCTACTGAGTCTGACTGTCACTTCTACTGACAGGAggcagcagcgccccctgctgcctcaCCTGCTCACCACAGTCACAAAGAGACGTGTTCACACTCACTGAAACATCAACAGCTCAAGTTGATTTAAGACAATGAAGAACAATGTGTCAGAGTCCAGAACTTTGACCTTAGAACTTAGAACTGCTGTGTTGGATGTGATGTGAAACCTGATCGGGATCAACAGAAGAAACCAGATTGACTTGGGAACCAGAGAGTAACCGGAGAAGTTatggttctgctggttctgtgTTCGTACCAATGCAGTTGAAGCTGAGCAGGGCGGAGCTGTGGACCGGACggttctgctgctgccacagtcTGAACTGCTCACAGGACTGATCCTGATGCTCAGGAGACCACTGAGGAACCGACAAGTCACATGATCTGAgaacatgacatcacactgtgtgtgtgtgtgtgtgtgtgtgtgtgtgtgtgtgtgtgtgtgtgtgtgtgtcttactggTGATCTGCACTGAGAGCAGGTACTCTTCTTACAGCTGGGACAGTCCATCCTCAACCTGTCCGTTTCATGAAGCATCCCGAACgaacactgtaacacacacatgaaacaggATCAAGGTCTAGATCAGGATCAGCAGCTTCAGGACTTTTTAACTTGGCAGAACTTTACATTCACACAGACCAACAAGAAACTAGAGGAGAGAATATGTTTCCTCTAATGAGACgttgacagacaggaagcagaagaaaacatcaGATGTTTGAATGGTTCATaatttattgattatatattgATGATCTTACGTGAGCACACCAGCAGAAGTTCGTCATCTCCTGCAGAGCTCGATCTCTGAGTTTCCTCTGGAAGAGTTCGTGGACCTGAGGCAAGAAGTGACggatctgcacaaacacattgttcatattaatgaattattattcataataatataataattaatttctaAATAGATCACCTGAGTGTCCAGCAGGTTGAAGTACTCCATGgactcctccacccccccctgACCGCTGACCTCAGGTCGGCCACACTGAGGACAGACCAGCTGATCGATGCTTCGCTCTTTAATGGCCGACGAGAAAAACGTCTTGAAACACGCATGACACAGGAAACAGGAGCAGTGAGTCATCGTGATGATCTGCAGGAAATacacggagaagaagaagctgaggTAGAATCTGATCcagaacacaacacagacagagaagctctctgattggtcgactCACCTTGCTGAAGGTCACCTGGTCCTGACAGATGGGGCAGCAGTGAGTCAGGAACCTGAGGGCTGACGGAAGGTCTCTGTTGAGTTGGACTGCCTCCATGACATCACCGGGGCTGAAGCTCCGCCCCTCCATCGccaacagagacaggaagatgGCGGCCTGGTCTGGAGGGAGATGGGCCGCTATCTGAGGGGGGCAGAGGAAAACTGAGaccacctgaaacacaagagaTGGACCGAGACCTGCTGTGgtcctcctcacctccatgTGGCCCGCTCCAACTGCTGGTGCTGGTCCAAAACCcgctttgtgtctgtctctggtgGCTACTGATTGGCCCATCTGAACATGTGAGTCACCCAGCTGACCTCTCCTGGACTCCAGTGTCATAGCCCCCATTGCCCTGCTGAGAGGCTGGACACCTGCAGGGACCAGAACCAGGTGGAGTCGGGTCAGTCTCCTCCAGGTCACATGACCAAGTGTCCATGAGCAGGACACTGAACCTCAAACTGCCCC encodes:
- the LOC118311087 gene encoding inositol monophosphatase 1 — protein: MDDLWQDAMDHAVAIARKSGQMVREALRDDRKVMMTKSSSIDLVTQTDQKVEQLIIKSVKEKFPTHRFIGEESVAAGEPCDLTDFPTWIIDPIDGTTNFVHAFPFVAVSIGFCVNKQCEFGVVYSCLQDQMFTARRGRGAFCNGEPLQVSTEEDISRSIIATEFGSNRETEAIDRMFSSLRKIVCIPVQGVRSAGSAAVNMCLVASGCVEAYYEIGIHVWDVAAGSLLVTEAGGVLMDVEGGVVDLMSRRIIAANNRTLAERIVKEIDSFSPTRDDAPLPKQ
- the si:dkey-181m9.8 gene encoding E3 ubiquitin-protein ligase RNF31 isoform X4, whose amino-acid sequence is MPRVIAEEELRTLAECRYVFPVETRCDLQMVRALYSDLRLYVDFYCFPNNEKKKLVYLAGTLPVNFEGETTGSEYNIPVCIWLHETHPASRPRCYVCPSFSMVMNPSCPCVDRSGNISLTVLETWTHGVSDLSLLVSEMRRAFQVDTPLYARCPKQAPPPLGGQSDSLLHPSSSPPLSSASQWEQSREVRRSYTEELWGIDFSAPPPSSSNSNPFLSSSSSSGVQPLSRAMGAMTLESRRGQLGDSHVQMGQSVATRDRHKAGFGPAPAVGAGHMEVRRTTAGLGPSLVFQVVSVFLCPPQIAAHLPPDQAAIFLSLLAMEGRSFSPGDVMEAVQLNRDLPSALRFLTHCCPICQDQVTFSKIITMTHCSCFLCHACFKTFFSSAIKERSIDQLVCPQCGRPEIRHFLPQVHELFQRKLRDRALQEMTNFCWCAHCSFGMLHETDRLRMDCPSCKKSTCSQCRSPWSPEHQDQSCEQFRLWQQQNRPVHSSALLSFNCIECPRCQLIFSLSRGGCLHFTCSQCQHQFCGGCSQTFTQGTACGFSADCGTKGLHAHHPRDCLYHLRDWSVTRLHLLLQYYRVSPSWLESANDSSSPDTSVTVSGVCLVLELRDAGSRREESCGRPAEHRGSCQVHYKERLVELINRCRADPAVLFSLSELMAELQRWHVDMPTRKPDEAEPLYIRRLRLTLTNRVPLRNQRRSPLKLNNDFYPLTSAVTTGAPSPPNTAVNQMAVLCHHSNH
- the si:dkey-181m9.8 gene encoding E3 ubiquitin-protein ligase RNF31 isoform X1; the protein is MPRVIAEEELRTLAECRYVFPVETRCDLQMVRALYSDLRLYVDFYCFPNNEKKKLVYLAGTLPVNFEGETTGSEYNIPVCIWLHETHPASRPRCYVCPSFSMVMNPSCPCVDRSGNISLTVLETWTHGVSDLSLLVSEMRRAFQVDTPLYARCPKQAPPPLGGQSDSLLHPSSSPPLSSASQWEQSREVRRSYTEELWGIDFSAPPPSSSNSNPFLSSSSSSGVQPLSRAMGAMTLESRRGQLGDSHVQMGQSVATRDRHKAGFGPAPAVGAGHMEVRRTTAGLGPSLVFQVVSVFLCPPQIAAHLPPDQAAIFLSLLAMEGRSFSPGDVMEAVQLNRDLPSALRFLTHCCPICQDQVTFSKIITMTHCSCFLCHACFKTFFSSAIKERSIDQLVCPQCGRPEVSGQGGVEESMEYFNLLDTQIRHFLPQVHELFQRKLRDRALQEMTNFCWCAHCSFGMLHETDRLRMDCPSCKKSTCSQCRSPWSPEHQDQSCEQFRLWQQQNRPVHSSALLSFNCIECPRCQLIFSLSRGGCLHFTCSQCQHQFCGGCSQTFTQGTACGFSADCGTKGLHAHHPRDCLYHLRDWSVTRLHLLLQYYRVSPSWLESANDSSSPDTSVTVSGVCLVLELRDAGSRREESCGRPAEHRGSCQVHYKERLVELINRCRADPAVLFSLSELMAELQRWHVDMPTRKPDEAEPLYIRRLRLTLTNRVPLRNQRRSPLKLNNDFYPLTSAVTTGAPSPPNTAVNQMAVLCHHSNH
- the si:dkey-181m9.8 gene encoding E3 ubiquitin-protein ligase RNF31 isoform X3 — protein: MPRVIAEEELRTLAECRYVFPVETRCDLQMVRALYSDLRLYVDFYCFPNNEKKKLVYLAGTLPVNFEGSEYNIPVCIWLHETHPASRPRCYVCPSFSMVMNPSCPCVDRSGNISLTVLETWTHGVSDLSLLVSEMRRAFQVDTPLYARCPKQAPPPLGGQSDSLLHPSSSPPLSSASQWEQSREVRRSYTEELWGIDFSAPPPSSSNSNPFLSSSSSSGVQPLSRAMGAMTLESRRGQLGDSHVQMGQSVATRDRHKAGFGPAPAVGAGHMEVRRTTAGLGPSLVFQVVSVFLCPPQIAAHLPPDQAAIFLSLLAMEGRSFSPGDVMEAVQLNRDLPSALRFLTHCCPICQDQVTFSKIITMTHCSCFLCHACFKTFFSSAIKERSIDQLVCPQCGRPEVSGQGGVEESMEYFNLLDTQIRHFLPQVHELFQRKLRDRALQEMTNFCWCAHCSFGMLHETDRLRMDCPSCKKSTCSQCRSPWSPEHQDQSCEQFRLWQQQNRPVHSSALLSFNCIECPRCQLIFSLSRGGCLHFTCSQCQHQFCGGCSQTFTQGTACGFSADCGTKGLHAHHPRDCLYHLRDWSVTRLHLLLQYYRVSPSWLESANDSSSPDTSVTVSGVCLVLELRDAGSRREESCGRPAEHRGSCQVHYKERLVELINRCRADPAVLFSLSELMAELQRWHVDMPTRKPDEAEPLYIRRLRLTLTNRVPLRNQRRSPLKLNNDFYPLTSAVTTGAPSPPNTAVNQMAVLCHHSNH
- the si:dkey-181m9.8 gene encoding E3 ubiquitin-protein ligase RNF31 isoform X5, producing the protein MPRVIAEEELRTLAECRYVFPVETRCDLQMVRALYSDLRLYVDFYCFPNNEKKKLVYLAGTLPVNFEGETTGSEYNIPVCIWLHETHPASRPRCYVCPSFSMVMNPSCPCVDRSGNISLTVLETWTHGVSDLSLLVSEMRRAFQVDTPLYARCPKQAPPPLGGQSDSLLHPSSSPPLSSASQWEQSREVRRSYTEELWGIDFSAPPPSSSNSNPFLSSSSSSGVQPLSRAMGAMTLESRRGQLGDSHVQMGQSVATRDRHKAGFGPAPAVGAGHMEIAAHLPPDQAAIFLSLLAMEGRSFSPGDVMEAVQLNRDLPSALRFLTHCCPICQDQVTFSKIITMTHCSCFLCHACFKTFFSSAIKERSIDQLVCPQCGRPEVSGQGGVEESMEYFNLLDTQIRHFLPQVHELFQRKLRDRALQEMTNFCWCAHCSFGMLHETDRLRMDCPSCKKSTCSQCRSPWSPEHQDQSCEQFRLWQQQNRPVHSSALLSFNCIECPRCQLIFSLSRGGCLHFTCSQCQHQFCGGCSQTFTQGTACGFSADCGTKGLHAHHPRDCLYHLRDWSVTRLHLLLQYYRVSPSWLESANDSSSPDTSVTVSGVCLVLELRDAGSRREESCGRPAEHRGSCQVHYKERLVELINRCRADPAVLFSLSELMAELQRWHVDMPTRKPDEAEPLYIRRLRLTLTNRVPLRNQRRSPLKLNNDFYPLTSAVTTGAPSPPNTAVNQMAVLCHHSNH
- the si:dkey-181m9.8 gene encoding E3 ubiquitin-protein ligase RNF31 isoform X2, coding for MPRVIAEEELRTLAECRYVFPVETRCDLQMVRALYSDLRLYVDFYCFPNNEKKKLVYLAGTLPVNFEGETTGSEYNIPVCIWLHETHPASRPRCYVCPSFSMVMNPSCPCVDRSGNISLTVLETWTHGVSDLSLLVSEMRRAFQVDTPLYARCPKQAPPPLGGQSDSLLHPSSSPPLSSASQWEQSREVRRSYTEELWGIDFSAPPPSSSNSNPFLSSSSSSGVQPLSRAMGAMTLESRRGQLGDSHVQMGQSVATRDRHKAGFGPAPAVGAGHMEVRRTTAGLGPSLVFQVVSVFLCPPQIAAHLPPDQAAIFLSLLAMEGRSFSPGDVMEAVQLNRDLPSALRFLTHCCPICQDQVTFSKIITMTHCSCFLCHACFKTFFSSAIKERSIDQLVCPQCGRPEVSGQGGVEESMEYFNLLDTQIRHFLPQVHELFQRKLRDRALQEMTNFCWCAHCSFGMLHETDRLRMDCPSCKKSTCSQCRSPWSPEHQDQSCEQFRLWQQQNRPVHSSALLSFNCIECPRCQLIFSLSRGGCLHFTCSQCQHQFCGGCSQTFTQGTACGFSADCGTKGLHAHHPRDCLYHLRDWSVTRLHLLLQYYRVSPSWLESANDSSSPDTSVTGVCLVLELRDAGSRREESCGRPAEHRGSCQVHYKERLVELINRCRADPAVLFSLSELMAELQRWHVDMPTRKPDEAEPLYIRRLRLTLTNRVPLRNQRRSPLKLNNDFYPLTSAVTTGAPSPPNTAVNQMAVLCHHSNH